Proteins encoded together in one Plectropomus leopardus isolate mb chromosome 19, YSFRI_Pleo_2.0, whole genome shotgun sequence window:
- the LOC121959003 gene encoding uncharacterized protein LOC121959003, translating to MHSDREMAIPRMFNSNTPFIIVTGGSELSFLGKEDDSRVCEEEKDSLVQAIAPHLSRVMQHGTAKHVVTEGREENPCVSIVAQAEREDFQEFSPTNTHCPYSRSQLLKKHRSLSVGTALLSDTEVEDFPAAAKLPLHHLQRKQRRKSRRQSQEDGEEPPIIRGLWVQEIDWLKSVSREMTSSAEIIPPPPQFTDSASHPCSCGDSCGGCADACVGGSESPSEEPLRSDDSSSDDRGGSDSDGGLNSESRTARKEPECQI from the exons ATGCACAGCGACAGAGAAATGGCCATTCCCCGCATGTTCAACTCCAACACGCCGTTCATCATCGTGACCGGAGGGTCCGAGCTCTCGTTTCTGGGCAAAGAGGACGACAGCCGAGTCTGCGAGGAGGAGAAGGACTCGCTGGTCCAGGCCATCGCTCCTCACCTGAGCCGGGTGATGCAGCACGGCACCGCCAAACACGTGGTCACCGAGGGGCGGGAGGAGAACCCCTGCGTCTCCATCGTCGCACAGGcagaaa gAGAAGACTTTCAGGAGTTCAGccccaccaacacacactgcCCGTACTCCAGGTCTCAGCTGCTCAAAAAACACAG GTCTCTCAGCGTGGGAACGGCCCTCCTGAGTGACACGGAGGTCGAGGACTTCCCTGCGGCCGCCAAACTTCCGCTCCACCACCTCCAGAGGAAACAGCGCAGGAAAAGCCGGAGACAAAGCCAAGAGGACGGAGAGGAACCGCCGATCATCCGCGGCCTGTGGGTGCAGGAGATCGACTGGCTGAAATCTGTAAGCAGAGAGATGACGTCATCAGCTGAGATCATCCCGCCGCCGCCTCAGTTCACTGACTCGGCGTCACACCCCTGCAGCTGCGGAGACTCCTGCGGCGGCTGCGCAGATGCGTGTGTCGGAGGGTCGGAGTCTCCGTCCGAGGAGCCGCTCAGATCAGACGACTCCTCCTCTGACGACAGAGGAGGCTCTGACTCTGACGGCGGCCTCAACTCTGAGTCC AGGACGGCGCGCAAGGAGCCAGAGTGTcaaatttga
- the grnb gene encoding granulin b, whose product MTLQMGILFVALLGLSSALVCPDGGMCEDKNTCCKNTEGGYGCCPLPHAECCSDHLHCCYEGTVCDLVHAKCVNKTVSLPWMRRVPTKQVLLVPQLAETVKAVICPDQESECPDETTCCQLRDGSWGCCPLAKAVCCEDKLHCCPEGTKCDLAHSKCVSASLESFPMLQKLPARRREDNAALTANSVTCPGGQSSCPDSYTCCLLSSGDYGCCPYPEATCCSDHLHCCPSNTICDLEHGVCRSGETSVSLLKKIAAVPNDVVCPDKKAACPDQTTCCQMNNSSYGCCPMPDAVCCSDHVHCCPAGTQCDLSHSACVSTHGETTMTMKIPAAVTELVAVQSKVGAVPCNDSVACADENTCCKSSQGEWACCPLPKAVCCEDHVHCCPHGTICNLAASTCDEPSGISVMPWLSKVPAFPSLTGNSKCDKSTSCPGKSTCCKTASGGWACCPLPQAVCCDDHVHCCPHGTVCNLEAETCDDPSGFLPSVGWLQKESALTSEVEDEKCDKQTMCPGGTTCCKGDSGQWACCPLPQAVCCSDREHCCPKGYKCNVAEQTCDKPGELSLPWLHKIPALQMEETSRAVSGPTPPARNMCDAQTSCPRDTTCCFMDKTQKWGCCPLPKAVCCEDGNHCCPSGHTCEPHRSSCSKGPHDVIPWFTKLSAVTEQGAVTDVKCDDKSSCATGTTCCKLPTGEWGCCPLVKAVCCADHEHCCPQGYTCNMQTGTCEKKSGDAHILTLPQTKVVQSEPRDTEDDTDVPCDGTGDFRCPKQDTCCQVSASEWACCPSPRAVCCSDSKRCCPAGFSCDLQAGGCTRHAQLTWDTLTGDRKKDFVRHGL is encoded by the exons ATG ACGCTGCAGATGGGGATCTTGTTTGTGGCTCTGCTGGGCCTGAGCTCAGCGCTGGTGTGTCCTGATGGCGGCATGTGTGAGGACAAAAACACCTGTTGCAAGAACACCGAGGGAGGATACGGATGCTGTCCGCTGCCGCAC GCTGAGTGTTGTTCAGACCACCTCCACTGCTGCTACGAGGGGACGGTCTGCGATCTCGTCCACGCCAAATGTGTCAATAAGACAGTTTCGCTGCCCTGGATGAGACGAGTTCCCACCAAACAGGTCCTGCTCGTCCCTCAG CTCGCGGAGACGGTAAAAGCAGTCATTTGTCCGGACCAAGAGTCCGAGTGTCCTGACGAAACCACTTGCTGCCAGCTTCGGGACGGCTCCTGGGGCTGCTGTCCATTAGCTAAG GCGGTGTGCTGTGAGGATAAACTCCACTGTTGCCCCGAGGGAACAAAGTGTGATCTGGCTCACTcaaagtgtgtgtctgcatcGCTCGAGTCTTTCCCCATGCTGCAGAAACTGCCCGCCAGGAGGAGGGAGGATAACGCAG CTCTTACAGCTAATTCAGTGACATGTCCTGGTGGACAAAGCAGCTGTCCAGATAGTTATACATGTTGCCTGCTATCCAGCGGAGACTACGGCTGCTGCCCTTACCCAGAG GCCACGTGCTGCAGCGATCACCTCCACTGTTGCCCTAGCAACACCATATGTGACCTGGAGCATGGCGTCTGCAGGTCTGGTGAGACGAGCGTGTCGCTGCTGAAGAAGATCGCTGCTGTGCCCAATGACG TTGTGTGTCCAGATAAAAAGGCAGCGTGTCCTGATCAGACCACCTGCTGCCAGATGAATAACAGCTCATACGGCTGCTGTCCGATGCCCGAT GCCGTCTGCTGCTCAGATCACGTCCACTGTTGTCCTGCAGGGACACAGTGTGACCTCTCCCACAGCGCCTGTGTGTCCACCCACGGAGAGACCACCATGACCATGAAGATCCCCGCCGCTGTGACGGAGCTGGTGGCGGTGCAGAGCAAAG TCGGCGCTGTTCCCTGTAACGACTCTGTGGCCTGCGCTGACGAAAACACCTGCTGCAAATCGTCACAGGGAGAATGGGCCTGTTGTCCGCTGCCTAAG GCCGTGTGCTGTGAGGACCACGTGCACTGCTGTCCACACGGCACCATTTGTAACCTGGCGGCCTCCACGTGTGACGAGCCGTCAGGCATCAGCGTGATGCCCTGGCTCAGCAAAGTGCCCGCCTTCCCCTCGCTGACGGGAAACAGCAAGTGTGACAAATCTACGTCGTGTCCTGGAAAATCCACCTGCTGCAAGACGGCGAGTGGAGGCTGGGCCTGCTGTCCTCTGCCTCAG gcCGTGTGCTGCGATGACCACGTCCACTGCTGCCCTCACGGCACCGTCTGCAACCTGGAGGCCGAAACCTGTGACGACCCGTCGGGTTTCCTCCCCTCCGTCGGCTGGCTGCAGAAGGAGTCCGCTCTGACCTCGGAGGTGGAGGACGAGAAATGCGACAAGCAGACGATGTGTCCGGGAGGCACCACCTGCTGTAAGGGGGACTCTGGGCAGTGGGCCTGCTGCCCCCTGCCTCAg gcCGTGTGCTGCAGCGATCGTGAGCACTGCTGCCCTAAAGGCTACAAATGCAACGTGGCTGAACAGACATGTGACAAGCCTGGTGAACTCAGCCTGCCCTGGCTGCACAAGATCCCGGCCCTGCAGATGGAGGAGACCAGCCGGGCCGTTTCGGGTCCAACTCCGCCAGCCAGGAACATGTGTGACGCCCAAACCAGCTGTCCCAGAGATACGACCTGCTGCTTCATGGACAAGACCCAGAAATGGGGCTGCTGCCCTCTGCCGAAG gcGGTCTGTTGTGAAGATGGAAACCACTGCTGCCCCAGCGGTCACACCTGCGAGCCTCACCGCTCCTCTTGCTCAAAGGGCCCCCATGATGTCATACCGTGGTTCACAAAGCTGAGCGCTGTGACCGAGCAGGGCGCCGTGACCGACGTTAAATGTGACGACAAGAGCAGCTGCGCTACAGGGACGACCTGCTGTAAACTGCCGACGGGAGAGTGGGGCTGCTGCCCGCTGGTCAAG GCGGTTTGCTGTGCAGATCACGAGCACTGCTGTCCTCAGGGCTACACCTGCAACATGCAGACGGGAACATGCGAGAAGAAGAGCGGCGACGCACACATCCTCACCCTCCCTCAGACCAAAGTGGTACAGTCCGAGccgagagacacagaggacgaCACAGACGTACCATGTGACGGCACGGGGGACTTTCGCTGCCCCAAGCAGGACACGTGCTGTCAGGTCTCAGCGTCAGAGTGGGCCTGCTGCCCCTCACCCAGG GCGGTCTGCTGCTCTGACTCGAAGCGCTGCTGTCCTGCAGGATTCTCCTGTGACCTGCAGGCTGGAGGCTGCACCCGCCACGCCCAGCTCACCTGGGACACTTTGACCggggacagaaagaaagacttTGTCCGACATGGACTCTAA